The Sphingomonas alpina genome has a segment encoding these proteins:
- a CDS encoding YaiI/YqxD family protein, protein MNPPIRILVDGDACPVKDEIYKVAWRLEVPVTIVANSHFRVPQHPLIDRVVVSDGFDAADDWIAEQSNAASVVVTADILLADRCIKAGATVLSPTGKPFTANSIGAAVATRAIMADLRAGAGDSIGGPAPFAKADRSRFLSALDAALVKLLR, encoded by the coding sequence ATGAACCCACCCATCCGCATCCTGGTCGATGGCGATGCGTGCCCGGTCAAGGATGAGATCTACAAGGTCGCATGGCGGCTGGAAGTGCCGGTCACGATCGTCGCCAACAGCCATTTCCGCGTGCCGCAGCACCCGTTGATCGACCGCGTCGTGGTCAGTGATGGCTTCGACGCGGCGGACGACTGGATCGCCGAACAGTCAAACGCGGCATCGGTGGTGGTGACCGCCGACATCCTGCTTGCCGACCGTTGCATAAAAGCCGGTGCGACGGTGCTCAGCCCGACCGGCAAGCCTTTCACCGCCAATTCGATCGGCGCGGCGGTGGCGACGCGTGCGATCATGGCCGATCTGCGCGCCGGAGCGGGTGACTCGATCGGTGGCCCCGCCCCCTTTGCCAAGGCCGATCGATCGCGCTTTCTGTCCGCATTGGACGCCGCTTTGGTGAAGCTGCTGCGCTAA
- a CDS encoding efflux RND transporter periplasmic adaptor subunit: MLTACGGGGAQDKAGRRGAQGTPEVGYIVAQQTSVPLSTELGGRVTAYQSAEVRPQVSGIIRRRFFTEGSIVKQGQTLYQIDPSLYVAAANEASANLASAQANAEATRAKADRFRPLAEIEAVAKQDYTDAAAQARQAKAAVAQNRAQLDTARINLRFTNVPAPITGRIGRSLLTEGALATASQADPLATIQRLDPIFVDIQQSSADLLTLRRALSSGGLVPAQASVRLKLEDGSVYGPTGTVEFSEVVVNESTGTVTLRARFPNPQGLLLPGMFARATFAQSVDTSAYLIPQAGVKRDPKGNTTVLVIGPGNKAIERKVTTQRVVGADWVVTAGLNPGDKVIVEGTAKAKNGEAVKPVPAGSPQKLQAPTKSGASAAKTKG; encoded by the coding sequence ATGCTGACTGCGTGCGGGGGCGGCGGCGCGCAGGACAAGGCTGGCCGGCGCGGTGCACAAGGCACGCCGGAGGTCGGCTATATCGTCGCCCAGCAGACCAGCGTTCCGCTCTCGACTGAACTCGGCGGACGCGTCACCGCCTATCAAAGCGCCGAAGTCCGTCCGCAGGTATCGGGGATCATCCGCCGCCGGTTTTTCACCGAGGGATCGATCGTCAAGCAGGGCCAGACACTCTACCAGATCGACCCGAGCCTCTATGTCGCCGCCGCCAATGAAGCGAGCGCCAACCTGGCCAGTGCGCAGGCCAATGCCGAAGCGACCCGCGCCAAGGCCGACCGCTTCCGCCCGCTGGCCGAGATCGAGGCGGTCGCCAAGCAGGACTATACCGACGCTGCCGCCCAGGCGCGCCAGGCCAAGGCGGCCGTCGCACAGAACCGCGCGCAGCTCGACACCGCACGGATCAATCTGCGCTTCACCAATGTTCCGGCACCGATCACTGGGCGTATCGGGCGCTCGCTGCTCACCGAAGGCGCGCTGGCCACGGCAAGCCAGGCCGATCCGCTCGCCACGATTCAGCGGCTTGACCCGATCTTCGTCGATATCCAGCAATCCAGCGCCGACCTGCTCACGCTGCGGCGCGCGCTCAGCAGCGGTGGCCTTGTACCCGCCCAGGCCAGCGTCAGGCTGAAGTTGGAGGACGGCAGCGTCTATGGTCCGACCGGCACGGTCGAATTCTCCGAAGTGGTGGTCAACGAAAGCACCGGCACTGTCACGTTGCGCGCCCGCTTCCCCAATCCGCAAGGACTGCTGCTGCCGGGTATGTTCGCCCGCGCGACCTTCGCACAATCGGTCGATACCAGCGCCTATCTCATTCCCCAGGCCGGGGTGAAGCGCGATCCCAAGGGCAATACCACGGTGCTGGTGATCGGTCCTGGCAACAAGGCGATCGAGCGCAAGGTTACCACCCAGCGCGTGGTCGGTGCCGACTGGGTCGTGACGGCGGGCCTGAATCCGGGCGACAAGGTGATTGTCGAGGGCACCGCCAAGGCAAAGAACGGCGAGGCCGTCAAACCCGTGCCCGCCGGATCGCCGCAGAAACTGCAGGCACCCACCAAATCAGGCGCATCCGCCGCCAAGACCAAGGGCTGA